A single region of the Candidatus Zixiibacteriota bacterium genome encodes:
- a CDS encoding HypC/HybG/HupF family hydrogenase formation chaperone — MCLAVPGKLISKSDCEPMLRSGRIDFGGIVKDVSLAFVPEARLGDYLLVHAGIAIGIVDEEEVSRITDYLKEIHLQDLGDDRR, encoded by the coding sequence ATGTGTCTTGCAGTTCCAGGGAAGTTGATCAGCAAGAGCGACTGCGAGCCGATGTTGCGCTCTGGCAGGATCGATTTTGGAGGAATCGTCAAGGATGTCAGCCTGGCTTTCGTTCCTGAAGCTCGCTTGGGAGACTATCTGCTCGTTCACGCCGGCATAGCCATTGGCATCGTCGATGAAGAAGAGGTATCAAGAATTACTGACTACCTCAAGGAAATTCACCTTCAGGATTTGGGAGATGATCGCAGATGA